A portion of the Scleropages formosus chromosome 15, fSclFor1.1, whole genome shotgun sequence genome contains these proteins:
- the znf106a gene encoding zinc finger protein 106 isoform X1 produces MGQERKCILCDIVYNSKREMDEHMRSMLHHRELENLKGRDCGHKCLACGVSVVGLTEYANHISNPIHKQRVEAQQQERANGHLEEEYFDEELVRLIKKRKEMIRREEEEVRKAKDESERQKQQQARQQLLQHGMQWGSGYRRFPVPSKGCSISHWQGSGAEWSSVGRCQGWPRNWLPSHQARSATWHAGANVSFHTWKSVGPSGGSLRSEGQDKNQGYRGIHSQERGFEWGSRFHWEQTRGPLFEGMVSDLNTDLRSDNFPLLSAIHVNKEYSGQKERHQEWAEARQDAKVGHQKKENLAGDHTKARTSKPCSSNPKDKVNRWAPYPPAKCSDVLPWKESNVCLPEGCQVTPPGSIKDVTLNINLEQTTTHSDGMLRKGLKEKDRGSPSPQAEQGKDRRHRNSSSSQGDCVEPSSSSTQKARINLKKATSGAYSTSGSHHKISSQDCTELRSGMNSSEPLQDHCPNYEGQRHTGVIGKVKHFEDTSMVDHVKAVLLIKEELEAESIKYKANKMREETVKKKMNLLPMNKSLDSARHNPYTDEASRCVSIQTDCSSCTHSSSLQSIQVSTSTCDTAGDAASSVQDGEEKVEREAEEENDGDKLWDDLAKKKISTVDKGLGSDSEAQSGGQSQPRSGCEVPGLSKLGFPASLKRDLTRHIGHKSKAGVREPNLNIARRIRDISGTRRSETEKDTGLKPSLRQLISCAGSRRNVNWDQVYQEVNKKKQELGKRMPRFGIEMVAIDQCDQEEINQEEEKDITLTEGFHWESICASSTAFRSATPRKQASSEGTPAMDHTDIGLSQLPTATEGGDCPEPNASEGHSRGPCSDSFQISGKASIKVETVGDDEKRESADTVEVVQDPDSVEGYSSCASGPEQNDTQSTGKKRRAAGDVPSPEVPSLELKNKRRKIKSKKERSQVDQLLAVSLREEELNTSLEALDKSLVQARAALQVAYMEVQRLLVLKQQVTMEMSTLRSKRIEILQGIQGDYTGVNEAETGNTDNPASTSTKSALSSLFSPITTTASHFPNFPSPAIPTHLQQSYSPTASLSSAHPTSGTTTSSTTLPLPIKQEALPSCSFHPKASESSNSGLSSTALKPNHPTSNDPSQSSQSTLCLVSQSKAGLCQGSFGSKESVSVFSEHSQEGLRDSCSAAAVQCLADRHLEDSGIFTSLEKAGNRPNQAAKSASQRSSSTVVTDCTDLLGEITGFRTWLPCSPQPDLQLSPSSQLHESKSGKRVRKLKKKKALRRAPGDEHPDNSDTEEEGDTFRPIRKLKPRKKAKVSPGSTSPSGLKEEKEEVEVNGKLSFSRTDQVKNVGGNRDHLFLEMVELPHAKSHGASSIDSLSSNDGPVSLISALKKETSTKRMPQTPAAAKSESQTVACNEVTSTSELDGSIRVKMHRSKNQQPLSSEKVFRSGSDMSLELGDEEEPTEGSFEGHQAAISSMQIHGGLLYTCSGDRTVRAFDLVSRKCVAVFEGHTTKVNCLFMSSGLGLQHRLYTGSSDQTIRCYNPETQECQEQFSMADRVLCFHSRWKVLYAGLANGSVVSLSLKTNQLLDVFECHGPRAVSCLASAQEGTRRILLVGSYDCTVSVRDARSGLLLRSLEGHTKTVLCMKVVNDLVFSGSSDQLVHAYNIHTGELVRVYKGHSHAVTVVTILSKVMVTACLDKLVRVFDLQSHEQLQVYGGHKDMVTCMVVHKNMIYTGCYDGSVQAVRLNLIKNNRCWWHGCSMVFGVMEHLQQHLLTDHSSLNFQTLKCRWKNCDAFFSVRNNTKQDVPKHMQKHAEEDGKLQA; encoded by the exons TCAtcaagaagaggaaggagatgATCCG gagagaggaggaagaagtgAGGAAAGCCAAAGATGAATCAGAGCGACAAAAGCAGCAACAGGCGAGACAACAGCTCCTGCAGCATGGGATGCAATGGGGCTCAGGGTACCGCAGGTTCCCAGTGCCGTCCAAGGGCTGCAGTATCTCTCATTGGCAGGGGAGTGGAGCTGAATGGAGCTCTGTTGGAAGATGTCAAGGTTGGCCGAGAAACTGGCTCCCCAGCCACCAAGCTCGAAGTGCCACCTGGCACGCAGGGGCCAATGTCAGCTTCCACACCTGGAAATCTGTTGGTCCCTCAGGGGGCAGTTTAAGAAGTGAAGGACAAGACAAGAATCAGGGCTACCGGGGAATTCACAGTCAAGAGAGAGGCTTTGAATGGGGAAGCCGATTCCATTGGGAGCAAACAAGGGGTCCTCTCTTTGAGGGTATGGTGTCAGACCTGAACACAGACCTCAGAAGTGACAATTTCCCTCTTTTGAGTGCCATCCACGTTAACAAGGAGTACTCAGGGCAAAAGGAAAGGCATCAAGAATGGGCAGAAGCACGTCAGGATGCTAAGGTTGGgcatcaaaaaaaagaaaacttggcTGGAGACCATACCAAGGCAAGAACTTCAAAACCCTGCAGCAGCAATCCCAAGGATAAAGTGAATCGCTGGGCCCCATACCCTCCTGCCAAGTGCAGTGACGTCTTGCCCTGGAAGGAATCCAACGTCTGTCTGCCAGAAGGCTGTCAAGTAACACCTCCTGGGTCAATAAAGGACGTGACACTAAATATCAACTTAGAGCAGACTACCACACATTCAGATGGGATGTTGAGGAAGGgcttaaaagaaaaagatcGTGGTTCCCCAAGTCCTCAGGCCGAGCAGGGCAAGGACAGAAGGCACCGGAACAGCAGCAGTAGCCAAGGAGATTGTGTGgagccttcctcctcttccacacAGAAAGCAAGAATAAACTTGAAGAAGGCAACGTCAGGAGCCTACTCCACATCCGGATCACACCACAAAATCTCTAGTCAGGACTGTACAGAACTGAGATCTGGCATGAACAGTTCAGAGCCTCTGCAAGACCATTGCCCAAACTATGAGGGACAGAGGCACACTGGTGTGATAGGAAAGGTCAAGCATTTTGAAGACACATCCATGGTAGACCATGTGAAGGCTGTGCTGCTCATAAAGGAGGAACTGGAAGCAGAGAGCATTAAATATAAGGCAAACAAAATGAGAGAAGagacagtgaaaaagaaaatgaacctTCTGCCAATGAACAAGAGCCTTGACAGTGCAAGACACAACCCCTACACAGATGAAGCATCAAGATGTGTTAGCATTCAAACAGATTGCTCGTCTTGTACTCATTCTTCTTCGCTACAGTCCATACAGGTCAGCACATCTACCTGTGACACCGCTGGAGATGCTGCTTCTTCTGTTCAAGATGGTGAGGAGAAAGTGGAGAGGGAAGCAGAGGAAGAGAATGATGGTGACAAGCTCTGGGATGATTTAGccaaaaagaaaatatcaacTGTGGACAAGGGGTTGGGCTCAGACAGTGAAGCACAAAGTGGAGGTCAGTCACAGCCGCGCTCTGGATGTGAAGTTCCTGGCCTCAGCAAGCTGGGCTTCCCAGCCTCCCTCAAGCGGGACCTGACTCGACACATCGGTCATAAGAGCAAGGCAGGGGTCCGTGAGCCCAACTTGAACATTGCACGCCGCATCCGCGACATCAGTGGGACACGAAGGAGTGAGACGGAGAAGGACACAGGGCTTAAGCCCTCCTTGCGACAGCTTATCAGCTGTGCGGGGTCCCGGCGAAATGTGAACTGGGACCAGGTGTACCAGGAAGTCAACAAGAAGAAGCAGGAGCTGGGAAAGAGGATGCCCAG GTTTGGGATTGAGATGGTGGCCATTGATCAGTGTGACCAGGAAGAAATCAAccaagaagaggaaaaagacaTCACTTTGACAGAGGGCTTCCACTGGGAGTCCATCTGTGCGTCCAGTACTGCTTTCCGCAGTGCAACCCCTCGTAAGCAGGCTTCCTCTGAGGGCACTCCGGCAATGGATCACACGGACATTGGGCTGTCCCAGTTACCGACAGCTACGGAAGGTGGTGACTGTCCAGAGCCCAACGCCTCCGAAGGTCACTCTAGGGGACCATGTAGTGATTCATTCCAAATATCAGGGAAAGCCAGTATCAAGGTAGAGACAGTGGGGGACGATGAGAAACGGGAGTCAGCAGATACCGTAGAAGTTGTCCAGGACCCTGACTCTGTGGAAGGCTACAGCAGCTGCGCATCTGGGCCAGAGCAGAATGACACACAGAGTACGGGAAAGAAGCGCAGGGCAGCAGGG GACGTCCCATCGCCAGAAGTTCCCAGCCTAGAACTGAAGAATAAACGAAGGAAAATCAAGTCTAAAAAGG AACGCTCCCAGGTGGACCAGCTGCTGGCAGTGTCCCTGCGGGAGGAGGAACTAAACACTTCCCTCGAGGCGTTGGATAAAAGCTTGGTCCAAGCACGTGCTGCCCTGCAGGTGGCCTACATGGAGGTCCAGCGGCTCCTAGTGCTCAAGCAGCAG GTTACAATGGAGATGAGCACACTGAGATCCAAACGTATCGAGATTTTACAAGGAATTCAAG GAGATTACACTGGAGTTAATGAGGCAGAAACAGGCAACACAGACAATCCTGCATCAACAAGTACAAAATCTGCCCTGTCCTCTCTGTTCTCCCCAATAACAACCACTGCTTCCCACTTCCCCAACTTTCCTTCACCAGCCATCCCCACACATCTCCAACAAAGCTATAGCCCCACCGCTTCCTTGTCCTCTGCTCATCCCACTTCAGGCACCACCACTTCTTCCACCACACTCCCATTACCCATCAAGCAGGAGGCTCTGCCTTCATGTTCTTTCCATCCTAAAGCTTCTGAGAGCTCCAACAGTGGCCTAAGCAGCACGGCACTGAAGCCAAATCATCCCACCTCCAATG ATCCCAGCCAGTCCAGTCAGTCTACTTTGTGTTTGGTCAGTCAGTCGAAGGCAGGGCTCTGCCAAGGAAGTTTCGGTTCCAaagagagtgtgtctgtgttctcAGAGCACAGTCAAGAAGGCCTGAGGGACAGTTGCTCTGCAGCTGCTGTCCAGTGTCTGGCTGACCGTCACTTAGAAGATAGTGGTATTTTCACCTCCCTGGAAAAGGCAGGCAACAGGCCCAACCAAGCTGCCAAGTCTGCCAGCCAGAGGAGCTCCAGCACCGTTGTCACGGATTGCACAGATCTTCTAGGGGAGATCACCGGTTTCCGGACCTGGCTCCCGTGTTCTCCGCAGCCAGACCTCCAGCTTTCGCCCTCTTCACAGCTTCATGAGTCCAAGAGTGGCAAGCGGGTGaggaagctgaagaagaaaaaggcacTGAGGAGGGCCCCAGGAGATGAGCACCCAGACAACAGTGACACCGAGGAGGAGGGAGACACCTTCCGTCCAATTCGCAAGCTGAAACCCAGGAAGAAGGCTAAAGTATCCCCAGGCAGCACATCTCCATCAGGCTTaaaggaggaaaaggaagaagtTGAGGTCAATGGGAAGTTATCCTTTTCTAGGACTGACCAAGTTAAGAATGTGGGAGGCAACAGGGATCACTTGTTCTTGGAAATGGTAGAACTCCCACACGCTAAATCCCATGGAGCTTCCTCCATTGACTCTCTCAGCTCCAATGATGGGCCTGTTTCACTAATCTCAGCACTGAAGAAGGAAACATCCACAAAACGCATGCCTCAAACCCCTGCGGCAGCAAAATCAGAATCTCAGACAGTTGCCTGCAATGAGGTCACTTCCACAAGTGAGCTGGATGGCAGCATCAGAGTCAAAATGCATAGAAG TAAAAATCAACAACCCCTTTCTTCCGAGAAAGTATTCAGGAGTGGTTCAG ACATGTCCTTGGAGCTGGGTGACGAAGAGGAACCTACCGAGGGCTCGTTTGAGGGCCACCAGGCTGCCATCAGTTCTATGCAGATCCATGGCGGCCTCCTGTACACATGTTCTGGGGACCGCACGGTGCGGGCATTTGACCTGGTG AGTCGGAAGTGTGTGGCAGTATTTGAGGGCCACACCACGAAGGTGAACTGCTTGTTCATGTCATCAGGGTTGGGTCTACAGCACCGCCTCTACACCGGCTCAAGCGATCAAACCATACGCTGCTACAATCCCGAG ACCCAAGAGTGTCAGGAACAGTTCTCTATGGCCGACCGGGTCCTGTGTTTCCACAGCCGCTGGAAGGTTCTGTATGCTGGCCTTGCTAATGGATCTGTGGTTAGTCTCAGCCTCAAG ACAAACCAACTGCTGGATGTGTTTGAATGCCACGGGCCACGAGCTGTTAGTTGCCTGGCATCAGCACAGGAGGGGACGCGTCGCATCCTGCTGGTGGGCTCCTATGACTGTACTGTGAGTGTACGGGATGCCAGGAGTGGCCTCCTGCTGCGTAGCCTGGAGGGTCACACCAAGACCGTGCTCTGCATGAAG GTGGTCAATGATCTGGTCTTCAGTGGTTCCAGTGATCAGTTGGTTCATGCTTATAACATCCAT ACAGGAGAACTGGTACGGGTTTATAAAGGCCACAGTCATGCTGTCACTGTAGTCACCATCCTGAGCAAGGTGATGGTTACAGCTTGTTTGGACAAGCTGGTACGCGTCTTTGATTTGCAG TCCCACGAACAGCTGCAGGTGTACGGAGGACACAAGGATATGGTCACATGCATGGTGGTCCACAAAAACATG ATATACACTGGTTGCTATGATGGGAGTGTACAGGCTGTCAGACTCAACCTGATCAAGAACAACCGCTGCTGG TGGCATGGCTGCTCCATGGTCTTCGGTGTGATGGAACATCTGCAACAGCACCTACTGACCGACCACAGCAGCTTAAACTTCCAGACGCTGAAGTGCCGCTGGAAGAACTGTGACGCTTTCTTCTCTGTGCGCAATAATACCAAGCAG GATGTCCccaaacacatgcagaaacaTGCTGAGGAAGACGGCAAGCTGCAGGCTTGA
- the znf106a gene encoding zinc finger protein 106 isoform X2, translated as MGQERKCILCDIVYNSKREMDEHMRSMLHHRELENLKGRDCGHKCLACGVSVVGLTEYANHISNPIHKQRVEAQQQERANGHLEEEYFDEELVRLIKKRKEMIRREEEEVRKAKDESERQKQQQARQQLLQHGMQWGSGYRRFPVPSKGCSISHWQGSGAEWSSVGRCQGWPRNWLPSHQARSATWHAGANVSFHTWKSVGPSGGSLRSEGQDKNQGYRGIHSQERGFEWGSRFHWEQTRGPLFEGMVSDLNTDLRSDNFPLLSAIHVNKEYSGQKERHQEWAEARQDAKVGHQKKENLAGDHTKARTSKPCSSNPKDKVNRWAPYPPAKCSDVLPWKESNVCLPEGCQVTPPGSIKDVTLNINLEQTTTHSDGMLRKGLKEKDRGSPSPQAEQGKDRRHRNSSSSQGDCVEPSSSSTQKARINLKKATSGAYSTSGSHHKISSQDCTELRSGMNSSEPLQDHCPNYEGQRHTGVIGKVKHFEDTSMVDHVKAVLLIKEELEAESIKYKANKMREETVKKKMNLLPMNKSLDSARHNPYTDEASRCVSIQTDCSSCTHSSSLQSIQVSTSTCDTAGDAASSVQDGEEKVEREAEEENDGDKLWDDLAKKKISTVDKGLGSDSEAQSGGQSQPRSGCEVPGLSKLGFPASLKRDLTRHIGHKSKAGVREPNLNIARRIRDISGTRRSETEKDTGLKPSLRQLISCAGSRRNVNWDQVYQEVNKKKQELGKRMPRFGIEMVAIDQCDQEEINQEEEKDITLTEGFHWESICASSTAFRSATPRKQASSEGTPAMDHTDIGLSQLPTATEGGDCPEPNASEGHSRGPCSDSFQISGKASIKVETVGDDEKRESADTVEVVQDPDSVEGYSSCASGPEQNDTQSTGKKRRAAGDVPSPEVPSLELKNKRRKIKSKKERSQVDQLLAVSLREEELNTSLEALDKSLVQARAALQVAYMEVQRLLVLKQQVTMEMSTLRSKRIEILQGIQGDYTGVNEAETGNTDNPASTSTTTSSTTLPLPIKQEALPSCSFHPKASESSNSGLSSTALKPNHPTSNDPSQSSQSTLCLVSQSKAGLCQGSFGSKESVSVFSEHSQEGLRDSCSAAAVQCLADRHLEDSGIFTSLEKAGNRPNQAAKSASQRSSSTVVTDCTDLLGEITGFRTWLPCSPQPDLQLSPSSQLHESKSGKRVRKLKKKKALRRAPGDEHPDNSDTEEEGDTFRPIRKLKPRKKAKVSPGSTSPSGLKEEKEEVEVNGKLSFSRTDQVKNVGGNRDHLFLEMVELPHAKSHGASSIDSLSSNDGPVSLISALKKETSTKRMPQTPAAAKSESQTVACNEVTSTSELDGSIRVKMHRSKNQQPLSSEKVFRSGSDMSLELGDEEEPTEGSFEGHQAAISSMQIHGGLLYTCSGDRTVRAFDLVSRKCVAVFEGHTTKVNCLFMSSGLGLQHRLYTGSSDQTIRCYNPETQECQEQFSMADRVLCFHSRWKVLYAGLANGSVVSLSLKTNQLLDVFECHGPRAVSCLASAQEGTRRILLVGSYDCTVSVRDARSGLLLRSLEGHTKTVLCMKVVNDLVFSGSSDQLVHAYNIHTGELVRVYKGHSHAVTVVTILSKVMVTACLDKLVRVFDLQSHEQLQVYGGHKDMVTCMVVHKNMIYTGCYDGSVQAVRLNLIKNNRCWWHGCSMVFGVMEHLQQHLLTDHSSLNFQTLKCRWKNCDAFFSVRNNTKQDVPKHMQKHAEEDGKLQA; from the exons TCAtcaagaagaggaaggagatgATCCG gagagaggaggaagaagtgAGGAAAGCCAAAGATGAATCAGAGCGACAAAAGCAGCAACAGGCGAGACAACAGCTCCTGCAGCATGGGATGCAATGGGGCTCAGGGTACCGCAGGTTCCCAGTGCCGTCCAAGGGCTGCAGTATCTCTCATTGGCAGGGGAGTGGAGCTGAATGGAGCTCTGTTGGAAGATGTCAAGGTTGGCCGAGAAACTGGCTCCCCAGCCACCAAGCTCGAAGTGCCACCTGGCACGCAGGGGCCAATGTCAGCTTCCACACCTGGAAATCTGTTGGTCCCTCAGGGGGCAGTTTAAGAAGTGAAGGACAAGACAAGAATCAGGGCTACCGGGGAATTCACAGTCAAGAGAGAGGCTTTGAATGGGGAAGCCGATTCCATTGGGAGCAAACAAGGGGTCCTCTCTTTGAGGGTATGGTGTCAGACCTGAACACAGACCTCAGAAGTGACAATTTCCCTCTTTTGAGTGCCATCCACGTTAACAAGGAGTACTCAGGGCAAAAGGAAAGGCATCAAGAATGGGCAGAAGCACGTCAGGATGCTAAGGTTGGgcatcaaaaaaaagaaaacttggcTGGAGACCATACCAAGGCAAGAACTTCAAAACCCTGCAGCAGCAATCCCAAGGATAAAGTGAATCGCTGGGCCCCATACCCTCCTGCCAAGTGCAGTGACGTCTTGCCCTGGAAGGAATCCAACGTCTGTCTGCCAGAAGGCTGTCAAGTAACACCTCCTGGGTCAATAAAGGACGTGACACTAAATATCAACTTAGAGCAGACTACCACACATTCAGATGGGATGTTGAGGAAGGgcttaaaagaaaaagatcGTGGTTCCCCAAGTCCTCAGGCCGAGCAGGGCAAGGACAGAAGGCACCGGAACAGCAGCAGTAGCCAAGGAGATTGTGTGgagccttcctcctcttccacacAGAAAGCAAGAATAAACTTGAAGAAGGCAACGTCAGGAGCCTACTCCACATCCGGATCACACCACAAAATCTCTAGTCAGGACTGTACAGAACTGAGATCTGGCATGAACAGTTCAGAGCCTCTGCAAGACCATTGCCCAAACTATGAGGGACAGAGGCACACTGGTGTGATAGGAAAGGTCAAGCATTTTGAAGACACATCCATGGTAGACCATGTGAAGGCTGTGCTGCTCATAAAGGAGGAACTGGAAGCAGAGAGCATTAAATATAAGGCAAACAAAATGAGAGAAGagacagtgaaaaagaaaatgaacctTCTGCCAATGAACAAGAGCCTTGACAGTGCAAGACACAACCCCTACACAGATGAAGCATCAAGATGTGTTAGCATTCAAACAGATTGCTCGTCTTGTACTCATTCTTCTTCGCTACAGTCCATACAGGTCAGCACATCTACCTGTGACACCGCTGGAGATGCTGCTTCTTCTGTTCAAGATGGTGAGGAGAAAGTGGAGAGGGAAGCAGAGGAAGAGAATGATGGTGACAAGCTCTGGGATGATTTAGccaaaaagaaaatatcaacTGTGGACAAGGGGTTGGGCTCAGACAGTGAAGCACAAAGTGGAGGTCAGTCACAGCCGCGCTCTGGATGTGAAGTTCCTGGCCTCAGCAAGCTGGGCTTCCCAGCCTCCCTCAAGCGGGACCTGACTCGACACATCGGTCATAAGAGCAAGGCAGGGGTCCGTGAGCCCAACTTGAACATTGCACGCCGCATCCGCGACATCAGTGGGACACGAAGGAGTGAGACGGAGAAGGACACAGGGCTTAAGCCCTCCTTGCGACAGCTTATCAGCTGTGCGGGGTCCCGGCGAAATGTGAACTGGGACCAGGTGTACCAGGAAGTCAACAAGAAGAAGCAGGAGCTGGGAAAGAGGATGCCCAG GTTTGGGATTGAGATGGTGGCCATTGATCAGTGTGACCAGGAAGAAATCAAccaagaagaggaaaaagacaTCACTTTGACAGAGGGCTTCCACTGGGAGTCCATCTGTGCGTCCAGTACTGCTTTCCGCAGTGCAACCCCTCGTAAGCAGGCTTCCTCTGAGGGCACTCCGGCAATGGATCACACGGACATTGGGCTGTCCCAGTTACCGACAGCTACGGAAGGTGGTGACTGTCCAGAGCCCAACGCCTCCGAAGGTCACTCTAGGGGACCATGTAGTGATTCATTCCAAATATCAGGGAAAGCCAGTATCAAGGTAGAGACAGTGGGGGACGATGAGAAACGGGAGTCAGCAGATACCGTAGAAGTTGTCCAGGACCCTGACTCTGTGGAAGGCTACAGCAGCTGCGCATCTGGGCCAGAGCAGAATGACACACAGAGTACGGGAAAGAAGCGCAGGGCAGCAGGG GACGTCCCATCGCCAGAAGTTCCCAGCCTAGAACTGAAGAATAAACGAAGGAAAATCAAGTCTAAAAAGG AACGCTCCCAGGTGGACCAGCTGCTGGCAGTGTCCCTGCGGGAGGAGGAACTAAACACTTCCCTCGAGGCGTTGGATAAAAGCTTGGTCCAAGCACGTGCTGCCCTGCAGGTGGCCTACATGGAGGTCCAGCGGCTCCTAGTGCTCAAGCAGCAG GTTACAATGGAGATGAGCACACTGAGATCCAAACGTATCGAGATTTTACAAGGAATTCAAG GAGATTACACTGGAGTTAATGAGGCAGAAACAGGCAACACAGACAATCCTGCATCAACAA GCACCACCACTTCTTCCACCACACTCCCATTACCCATCAAGCAGGAGGCTCTGCCTTCATGTTCTTTCCATCCTAAAGCTTCTGAGAGCTCCAACAGTGGCCTAAGCAGCACGGCACTGAAGCCAAATCATCCCACCTCCAATG ATCCCAGCCAGTCCAGTCAGTCTACTTTGTGTTTGGTCAGTCAGTCGAAGGCAGGGCTCTGCCAAGGAAGTTTCGGTTCCAaagagagtgtgtctgtgttctcAGAGCACAGTCAAGAAGGCCTGAGGGACAGTTGCTCTGCAGCTGCTGTCCAGTGTCTGGCTGACCGTCACTTAGAAGATAGTGGTATTTTCACCTCCCTGGAAAAGGCAGGCAACAGGCCCAACCAAGCTGCCAAGTCTGCCAGCCAGAGGAGCTCCAGCACCGTTGTCACGGATTGCACAGATCTTCTAGGGGAGATCACCGGTTTCCGGACCTGGCTCCCGTGTTCTCCGCAGCCAGACCTCCAGCTTTCGCCCTCTTCACAGCTTCATGAGTCCAAGAGTGGCAAGCGGGTGaggaagctgaagaagaaaaaggcacTGAGGAGGGCCCCAGGAGATGAGCACCCAGACAACAGTGACACCGAGGAGGAGGGAGACACCTTCCGTCCAATTCGCAAGCTGAAACCCAGGAAGAAGGCTAAAGTATCCCCAGGCAGCACATCTCCATCAGGCTTaaaggaggaaaaggaagaagtTGAGGTCAATGGGAAGTTATCCTTTTCTAGGACTGACCAAGTTAAGAATGTGGGAGGCAACAGGGATCACTTGTTCTTGGAAATGGTAGAACTCCCACACGCTAAATCCCATGGAGCTTCCTCCATTGACTCTCTCAGCTCCAATGATGGGCCTGTTTCACTAATCTCAGCACTGAAGAAGGAAACATCCACAAAACGCATGCCTCAAACCCCTGCGGCAGCAAAATCAGAATCTCAGACAGTTGCCTGCAATGAGGTCACTTCCACAAGTGAGCTGGATGGCAGCATCAGAGTCAAAATGCATAGAAG TAAAAATCAACAACCCCTTTCTTCCGAGAAAGTATTCAGGAGTGGTTCAG ACATGTCCTTGGAGCTGGGTGACGAAGAGGAACCTACCGAGGGCTCGTTTGAGGGCCACCAGGCTGCCATCAGTTCTATGCAGATCCATGGCGGCCTCCTGTACACATGTTCTGGGGACCGCACGGTGCGGGCATTTGACCTGGTG AGTCGGAAGTGTGTGGCAGTATTTGAGGGCCACACCACGAAGGTGAACTGCTTGTTCATGTCATCAGGGTTGGGTCTACAGCACCGCCTCTACACCGGCTCAAGCGATCAAACCATACGCTGCTACAATCCCGAG ACCCAAGAGTGTCAGGAACAGTTCTCTATGGCCGACCGGGTCCTGTGTTTCCACAGCCGCTGGAAGGTTCTGTATGCTGGCCTTGCTAATGGATCTGTGGTTAGTCTCAGCCTCAAG ACAAACCAACTGCTGGATGTGTTTGAATGCCACGGGCCACGAGCTGTTAGTTGCCTGGCATCAGCACAGGAGGGGACGCGTCGCATCCTGCTGGTGGGCTCCTATGACTGTACTGTGAGTGTACGGGATGCCAGGAGTGGCCTCCTGCTGCGTAGCCTGGAGGGTCACACCAAGACCGTGCTCTGCATGAAG GTGGTCAATGATCTGGTCTTCAGTGGTTCCAGTGATCAGTTGGTTCATGCTTATAACATCCAT ACAGGAGAACTGGTACGGGTTTATAAAGGCCACAGTCATGCTGTCACTGTAGTCACCATCCTGAGCAAGGTGATGGTTACAGCTTGTTTGGACAAGCTGGTACGCGTCTTTGATTTGCAG TCCCACGAACAGCTGCAGGTGTACGGAGGACACAAGGATATGGTCACATGCATGGTGGTCCACAAAAACATG ATATACACTGGTTGCTATGATGGGAGTGTACAGGCTGTCAGACTCAACCTGATCAAGAACAACCGCTGCTGG TGGCATGGCTGCTCCATGGTCTTCGGTGTGATGGAACATCTGCAACAGCACCTACTGACCGACCACAGCAGCTTAAACTTCCAGACGCTGAAGTGCCGCTGGAAGAACTGTGACGCTTTCTTCTCTGTGCGCAATAATACCAAGCAG GATGTCCccaaacacatgcagaaacaTGCTGAGGAAGACGGCAAGCTGCAGGCTTGA